From the Diospyros lotus cultivar Yz01 chromosome 13, ASM1463336v1, whole genome shotgun sequence genome, one window contains:
- the LOC127787894 gene encoding uncharacterized protein LOC127787894 — protein sequence MWILQMSLPIPTPPRNLSSSRVLSGTNPIPTNLFLTTNLSVPSLLPARTPWITVTPVRMGGGPRTFPGGVSKWQWKRMQAKKAKQLLKARLARERQIYEMRKRAELKAAVSELERPWEVVEKAPKLFSVSADEQVKVLADRFQRPGGFDMWSEKDGPELFSHVDGVASARFFPKGVVHSIKPYGKIDDGSDGTGELDLPTSVSKPETPEQRNGHLYSGRFGGVSRGEGRFETKNFVKSSVERNSKDSNAKFRKKGKRRSSRIENWNNLNGEQRRETPAAYSGGNGRRGSGLQKLVDLNSEVHDLSLQHDGSYGFQAENLGCDSSSGARIGNAVKNEPF from the coding sequence ATGTGGATCCTCCAGATGTCCCTCCCAATCCCAACACCCCCGCGAAACCTGTCTTCCTCTAGGGTTTTATCCGGCACGAACCCCATCCCTACGAATCTCTTCCTCACCACTAACCTCTCTGTCCCCTCCCTCCTCCCCGCCAGAACCCCCTGGATCACGGTGACCCCGGTTCGCATGGGCGGCGGCCCTAGAACCTTCCCCGGTGGCGTCTCCAAGTGGCAGTGGAAGCGGATGCAGGCCAAGAAGGCCAAGCAGCTCCTCAAAGCCCGCCTCGCCCGTGAGCGCCAAATCTACGAGATGCGCAAACGCGCCGAGCTCAAAGCCGCGGTTTCCGAGCTCGAGCGGCCATGGGAGGTGGTCGAGAAAGCGCCCAAGCTGTTCTCCGTGAGCGCCGACGAGCAGGTCAAGGTTTTGGCCGACAGGTTTCAGAGGCCCGGCGGCTTCGACATGTGGTCTGAAAAGGACGGACCGGAGCTGTTCTCGCATGTGGATGGAGTCGCTTCTGCCAGGTTTTTCCCCAAAGGGGTTGTTCATAGTATCAAGCCCTACGGGAAAATCGACGACGGTTCCGATGGTACGGGGGAATTGGATTTGCCGACTTCGGTTTCGAAGCCTGAAACTCCTGAACAAAGAAATGGCCACTTGTATTCGGGAAGGTTTGGAGGTGTGTCGAGAGGTGAAGGTCGCTTTGAGACCAAGAATTTTGTAAAATCTTCTGTGGAAAGAAATAGTAAGGATTCTAATGCTAAATTtaggaagaaggggaagaggagAAGCTCTCGGATTGAGAATTGGAACAATTTGAACGGGGAACAAAGGAGGGAGACTCCGGCGGCTTACAGCGGTGGTAATGGGAGAAGGGGCAGTGGCTTACAGAAATTGGTAGATCTGAATTCTGAAGTGCATGACTTGAGTCTTCAACATGATGGGAGCTACGGTTTTCAAGCAGAGAACTTGGGATGTGACTCGAGTTCTGGGGCTAGAATTGGAAATGCTGTCAAAAACGAGCCATTTTAA
- the LOC127789227 gene encoding uncharacterized protein LOC127789227 isoform X3, producing the protein MDGKKQLGSPSSSSSSFTSDLFGSKDSSASSSSGIFGSIFPPPSRVLGRESLRPEATEKQQNSASQVWSTKPESQDAIARSKEGENQSGPSRDTGPCYQEQRVQQPCHLSSSLYYGGQDIYSHPQNPQGSGYSTTLNKDGGEDDSDSASRGNWWQGSLYY; encoded by the exons ATGGATGGAAAGAAGCAATTGggttctccttcttcttcctcctcatccTTCACTTCTGATCTTTTCGGTTCAAAGGACTCCTCCGCTTCTTCGTCTTCCGGAATTTTCGGCTCCATTTTTCCGCCTCCTTCCAGG GTATTGGGGAGAGAATCTCTGCGCCCCGAAGCGACTGAGAAGCAGCAAAACTCTGCAAGTCAGGTTTGGAGCACCAAACCGGAATCTCAAG ATGCTATAGCCCGGAGCAAAGAAGGTGAAAATCAGAGTGGACCGAGTAGGGACACAGGTCCGTGTTATCAGGAGCAAAGGGTACAACAACCTTGTCATCTCAGCTCCTCGTTATATTATGGCGGCCAAGACATCTACTCTCACCCTCAGAATCCTCAAGGTTCTGGGTACTCGACAACG CTAAACAAGGATGGGGGTGAAGATGATTCAGACAGCGCTTCAAGAGGAAATTGGTGGCAAG GGTCTCTATATTACTAA
- the LOC127789227 gene encoding uncharacterized protein LOC127789227 isoform X1: protein MDGKKQLGSPSSSSSSFTSDLFGSKDSSASSSSGIFGSIFPPPSRVLGRESLRPEATEKQQNSASQVWSTKPESQDAIARSKEGENQSGPSRDTGPCYQEQRVQQPCHLSSSLYYGGQDIYSHPQNPQGSGYSTTVRRVMNIAKIQFQRVPWTYGLTNKHLCPMEL, encoded by the exons ATGGATGGAAAGAAGCAATTGggttctccttcttcttcctcctcatccTTCACTTCTGATCTTTTCGGTTCAAAGGACTCCTCCGCTTCTTCGTCTTCCGGAATTTTCGGCTCCATTTTTCCGCCTCCTTCCAGG GTATTGGGGAGAGAATCTCTGCGCCCCGAAGCGACTGAGAAGCAGCAAAACTCTGCAAGTCAGGTTTGGAGCACCAAACCGGAATCTCAAG ATGCTATAGCCCGGAGCAAAGAAGGTGAAAATCAGAGTGGACCGAGTAGGGACACAGGTCCGTGTTATCAGGAGCAAAGGGTACAACAACCTTGTCATCTCAGCTCCTCGTTATATTATGGCGGCCAAGACATCTACTCTCACCCTCAGAATCCTCAAGGTTCTGGGTACTCGACAACG GTAAGACGCGTGATGAATATCGCAAAGATTCAATTTCAGAGGGTTCCTTGGACTTACGGTTTGACAAATAAACACCTTTGCCCCATGGAACTATAA
- the LOC127789227 gene encoding uncharacterized protein LOC127789227 isoform X2, with the protein MDGKKQLGSPSSSSSSFTSDLFGSKDSSASSSSGIFGSIFPPPSRVLGRESLRPEATEKQQNSASQVWSTKPESQDAIARSKEGENQSGPSRDTGPCYQEQRVQQPCHLSSSLYYGGQDIYSHPQNPQGSGYSTTQLNKDGGEDDSDSASRGNWWQGSLYY; encoded by the exons ATGGATGGAAAGAAGCAATTGggttctccttcttcttcctcctcatccTTCACTTCTGATCTTTTCGGTTCAAAGGACTCCTCCGCTTCTTCGTCTTCCGGAATTTTCGGCTCCATTTTTCCGCCTCCTTCCAGG GTATTGGGGAGAGAATCTCTGCGCCCCGAAGCGACTGAGAAGCAGCAAAACTCTGCAAGTCAGGTTTGGAGCACCAAACCGGAATCTCAAG ATGCTATAGCCCGGAGCAAAGAAGGTGAAAATCAGAGTGGACCGAGTAGGGACACAGGTCCGTGTTATCAGGAGCAAAGGGTACAACAACCTTGTCATCTCAGCTCCTCGTTATATTATGGCGGCCAAGACATCTACTCTCACCCTCAGAATCCTCAAGGTTCTGGGTACTCGACAACG CAGCTAAACAAGGATGGGGGTGAAGATGATTCAGACAGCGCTTCAAGAGGAAATTGGTGGCAAG GGTCTCTATATTACTAA